AAAAATCATCAAAGCGATCAGTAATATGAACGGGATTATCAGTCTGTCGCCGGGCAGTGTCGGCCCTGCGATTGCCCATGAAATGATTGTCCGTGGCGATTTGCTGCGCCTTTCCGAAGAAGTGATCAAACCGTTCTATTTCCAGCGCGTGCAGGAAACTATCGCCACGCTGCGCCGTTATCTGCCGGAAGAACGTTGCCTGATCCACAAACCGGAAGGGGCGATTTTCCTGTGGCTGTGGTTCAGGGATTTACCGATCACCACCGAAGTGCTGTATCAGCGCCTGAAACAACGTGGGGTACTTATGGTACCGGGCGATTACTTCTTCCCGGGTCTCGAGCATCCGTGGCCACACACCCATCAGTGCATGCGGATGAATTACGTGCCTGATGCGGAACAGATCGAGCGCGGCGTGAAAATTCTGGCAGAAGAAGTAGAAAAAGCCCACGCTGAAGGCTGATTTTTCACAATAAAGTGACCAGGAGGAATGATATTCTTTCGGGTCACTTTATCAATCTAAGGACTCTTACTCATGAGTAGAAAACAATCTTATTCTCAATGACATCATAAAGTTATTTATATCTCCCTCAACGCATCCAGATACACATTCATTCAAAAAAATCAATTCATTTTATATATAGATATACATCACTTTATATTTTTTACAGTTAAACAAAAAAAATAACATTATTTATCAAAGAAATAAAAACCCAGTCAAGAGTTTTAGTATTTTACATAATCAATTAAATGGGGATTTTATTATCACTGGCGTATTTTTATGCAATATGTATTTTTTGATTTAAAAAATAGGTGAGAAAATGATTAACAGATTACGTCAATATATTAATAAAACAAACGGTACATACAGTTTTTTTAATCAGGTGACGTACATACAGCAAAACAAATGGGTAGCTAACAACCCCCGAAATCTTGGTGGAGCATGGTTAGGAAGTCATAGAGACTCAGAAAGTAAACAAATTCAGTACGGATTACGTGGAGCCTGTTATGGCCTCTCTGCGGCATATTTAATTACTGGTAGAGATTGGAGTAGTTTCAAATGTTTCATCAATACCTCCGCATCGCATCGATTGATATTAGGAATAATGAATATTCAGGAACAGAACTCTGCGTTGGCATATAAACAAGCTAAATTAAAAGCACAAAAAAGTTTATTTGATAATTTTCACCGCAAAGGGCATTCCCCCAACGTAAACTACATGCGTACTCAAGACGCATACCATCTGATAATGAAGAATGAGGGGAGGTTGATCTGCTTAAAAACGTCAACTCTGCCGCAGGCCAGTACTACCGCTGCAAGAATCGAAGGGCTGGTAAAATCGTTAAGGCAAGACAGCTTATATGAAATAGGTATTTATAAGGGTTGCAAGGGAGGCCATTCCATCGCTATCAGAACAGATGGGAACATGATTAAACTCTTTGATGCAAATATAGGTGAAATATCTTACAACTACAACACAAAACAGATCATGCATTTTGTGGAAGCACTTTGTATAGTATTTGATGGGTGTTACAAGAACTACAACCGAATCACAGTAGACGAATATTATCGTTAAGTTACATCACTCTAAATACATGCTTACCTCATCACTAAGAGCTTCAATTACGGAAAACACTTTGAAAGACTTGAACAAAATAAATACACCTCGTTTTACTTACTGATTAAGATAATATATTCCTCATCACATCCCGTTTTATGTTCCCCCTCATCGGGGGAACATAAACAGATCACGTTTATTCAGACTGATTTTCCAGCGCCGGTTTTTCAGTACCAATCGCAATTTTTTGCGGTTGCAATGCTTCCGGTACATCACGAACCAGATTGATATGCAGAAGGCCATTCGTAAATTCAGCCGCCGAGACGTGCATATGCTCTGCCAGCGTGAAGCTCAGGGTGAAAGGCTTAATCACCAGCCCCTGATGCAAATATTCCACTTTAGTTTCCAGCTGAGCCGGTGTGCCGCTGACCGTTAATCGCGGCCCTTCGACTTCAATATTCAGTTCGCTTTGCTGGAAACCGGCCAGCGCCAGTGAAATGCGGTAATGGTTGTCATCAGACTTTTCAATATTGTAAGGAGGAAAAGCCTGATCGGCGCCTTGCATTGAACTGGCTAATTTATCGAAACCAATCCACTGACGCAGTAATGGGGAAATATCATAATTACGCATAATGTAACTCCTTCTTTGAAGCGAGATGATTAATGTCGTCATCCTTTTTGGATGTGACAGTACAGCTCCCTGACGGCGAGCCTAAACTTTTTCATTTCGTGGCGGTCAACAACGATGATGGTCGCTGAATTAACGGATCTCGATACGCCGTGGTTTGGACGACTCAGGAACGACGCGTTCCAGATCGATATACAGCAAACCGTTCGACAAATTGGCCGCTTTTATCTGAATATGTTCAGCCAGCTGGAATTTGCGCTCGAAATTACGTTCCGCGATGCCCTGATATAAATAGGTTCGCTCAGTATCGCCAGGTGCATGCGCGCCTTTGACCAGCAGCATGTTGTCATGCGCAGTGATGTCCAGCTCAGATTCGGCAAAACCTGCGACCGCGATAGCAATCCGGTAATGATTTTCGTCAACCAACTCGACATTATAAGGGGGGTAGCCGCCGCCCTGATTCTGACCCGATTCGATAAGATTAAATAAACGGTCAAAACCAATGGCAGAACGGTAGAGCGGGGATAAATCAAAATTACGCATTGCTACTTCTCCTGATATTCAGCGAGTTTTTTAAATAGCCTTCCAGGCGGACAGACCAGCGTCACAGTGATGACAGAAGAACCCTTCCGGCGTTTCTCCTCCTGCGTCGTACAGTTAAAATGGAGACAAAAGGGCATATTTCAAGCCTGAAAAAACAAAAAATTTGGCTGTTGTTTATATGATGACAGCCAAAATACATGGCGGGACAGGGCTAAAATCCAGGGAGAGCAGGCGAATTCCTGCAAGATTTCAAATAGTAATTACACTTAATGGGATCGCAGCCACAGAGCTACAGCTTGCTTTGTTAATTTTTTGGGCTGAGTGGTATAAGTCACATTGACGTATAAGCTCAGCCTGACAGCATAAGATGAGTTCTAACATGACGAAATTTGCATTAA
This genomic interval from Rahnella aceris contains the following:
- the ibpA gene encoding small heat shock chaperone IbpA, which translates into the protein MRNFDLSPLYRSAIGFDRLFNLIESGQNQGGGYPPYNVELVDENHYRIAIAVAGFAESELDITAHDNMLLVKGAHAPGDTERTYLYQGIAERNFERKFQLAEHIQIKAANLSNGLLYIDLERVVPESSKPRRIEIR
- a CDS encoding YopT-type cysteine protease domain-containing protein, with amino-acid sequence MINRLRQYINKTNGTYSFFNQVTYIQQNKWVANNPRNLGGAWLGSHRDSESKQIQYGLRGACYGLSAAYLITGRDWSSFKCFINTSASHRLILGIMNIQEQNSALAYKQAKLKAQKSLFDNFHRKGHSPNVNYMRTQDAYHLIMKNEGRLICLKTSTLPQASTTAARIEGLVKSLRQDSLYEIGIYKGCKGGHSIAIRTDGNMIKLFDANIGEISYNYNTKQIMHFVEALCIVFDGCYKNYNRITVDEYYR
- the ibpB gene encoding small heat shock chaperone IbpB — encoded protein: MRNYDISPLLRQWIGFDKLASSMQGADQAFPPYNIEKSDDNHYRISLALAGFQQSELNIEVEGPRLTVSGTPAQLETKVEYLHQGLVIKPFTLSFTLAEHMHVSAAEFTNGLLHINLVRDVPEALQPQKIAIGTEKPALENQSE